Proteins from one Phocoena sinus isolate mPhoSin1 chromosome 8, mPhoSin1.pri, whole genome shotgun sequence genomic window:
- the CDK2AP2 gene encoding cyclin-dependent kinase 2-associated protein 2 isoform X2 encodes MSYKPIAPAPSSTPGSSTPGPGTPVPTAGSVPSPSGSVPGAAAPFRPLFNDFGPPSMGYVQAMKPPGAQGSQSTYTDLLSVIEEMGKEIRPTYAGSKSAMERLKRGIIHARALVRECLAETERNART; translated from the exons ATGTCCTACAAACCCatcgcccccgcccccagcagcaCCCCCGGCTCCAGCACCCCTGGGCCCGGCACCCCGGTCCCTACAG CCGGAAGTGTCCCATCGCCGTCGGGCTCGGTGCCTGGAGCCGCTGCCCCTTTCAGACCACTGTTTAACGACTTTGGACCGCCCTCCATGGGCTATGTGCAG GCAATGAAACCACCTGGTGCCCAGGGCTCCCAGAGCACTTACACCGACCTGCTGTCGGTCATAGAGGAGATGGGCAAAGAGATCCGGCCCACCTATGCTGGCAGCAAGAGCGCCATGGAGCGCCTGAAGAGAG GCATCATCCATGCCCGGGCGCTAGTCAGAGAGTGCCTGGCAGAGACAGAGCGGAACGCCCGCACGTAA
- the CDK2AP2 gene encoding cyclin-dependent kinase 2-associated protein 2 isoform X1: MKPFGGNRANLVRGLERRGEASLPHADLLLAHVAAGSVPSPSGSVPGAAAPFRPLFNDFGPPSMGYVQAMKPPGAQGSQSTYTDLLSVIEEMGKEIRPTYAGSKSAMERLKRGIIHARALVRECLAETERNART, from the exons ATGAAGCCCTTTGGAGGGAATCGGGCGAATCTGGTCCGGGGCTTGGAACGTCGGGGCGAGGCGTCCCTGCCCCACGCTGACCTCTTACTGGCGCATGTTGCAGCCGGAAGTGTCCCATCGCCGTCGGGCTCGGTGCCTGGAGCCGCTGCCCCTTTCAGACCACTGTTTAACGACTTTGGACCGCCCTCCATGGGCTATGTGCAG GCAATGAAACCACCTGGTGCCCAGGGCTCCCAGAGCACTTACACCGACCTGCTGTCGGTCATAGAGGAGATGGGCAAAGAGATCCGGCCCACCTATGCTGGCAGCAAGAGCGCCATGGAGCGCCTGAAGAGAG GCATCATCCATGCCCGGGCGCTAGTCAGAGAGTGCCTGGCAGAGACAGAGCGGAACGCCCGCACGTAA
- the CDK2AP2 gene encoding cyclin-dependent kinase 2-associated protein 2 isoform X3, giving the protein MGYVQAMKPPGAQGSQSTYTDLLSVIEEMGKEIRPTYAGSKSAMERLKRGIIHARALVRECLAETERNART; this is encoded by the exons ATGGGCTATGTGCAG GCAATGAAACCACCTGGTGCCCAGGGCTCCCAGAGCACTTACACCGACCTGCTGTCGGTCATAGAGGAGATGGGCAAAGAGATCCGGCCCACCTATGCTGGCAGCAAGAGCGCCATGGAGCGCCTGAAGAGAG GCATCATCCATGCCCGGGCGCTAGTCAGAGAGTGCCTGGCAGAGACAGAGCGGAACGCCCGCACGTAA
- the CABP2 gene encoding calcium-binding protein 2 isoform X2, which produces MPRGPGAQPVASMRAAAQGKARISGPWTAEWGSTPQPAGGAKPLSPWPFPRARQMAASPRGTPAPPRALQGLARPLPTQQPPDGGRSSRSWRPRCRPPTGRTGSCGQRRLKAAFQEFDRDRDGYIGCGELGACMRTLGYMPTEMELIEISQQISGGKVDFDDFLELMGPKLLAETADMIGVRELRDAFREFDTNRDGCISLGELRAALKALLGERLSQREVDEIFRDIDLNGDGLVDFEEFVRMMSR; this is translated from the exons ATGCCGAGGGGCCCCGGGGCGCAGCCTGTGGCCAGCATGAGGGCGGCAGCTCAGGGGAAGGCTAGGATTTCAG GACCCTGGACAGCGGAGTGGGGCAGTACCCCGCAGCCAGCGGGAGGTGCCAAGCCCTTGTCTCCATGGCCCTTCCCCAGGGCCCGGCAGATGGCAGCCTCCCCACGGGGGACCCCAGCCCCTCCGAGGGCACTCCAGGGCCTAGCCAGGCCCCTGCCAACCCAGCAGCCACCAGACGGCGGGCGCTCCTCCAGGAGCTGGAGACCCAGGTGCAGGCCGCCTACGGGCAG GACCGGGAGCTGCGGCCAGAGGAGATTGAAG GCCGCCTTCCAGGAGTTTGACCGAGACCGGGACGGCTATATCGGCTGCGGGGAGCTGGGAGCCTGCATGCGGACACTGGGCTACATGCCCACGGAGATGGAGCTCATTGAGATTTCACAGCAAATCA GTGGCGGGAAGGTGGACTTTGACGACTTTCTGGAGCTGATGGGCCCCAAGCTGCTGGCGGAGACTGCGGACATGATTGGCGTCAGGGAGCTGCGGGACGCCTTCCGGGAG TTCGACACCAACAGGGACGGCTGCATCAGCTTGGGTGAACTCCGGGCGGCTCTGAAGGCCCTGCTGGGAGAGCGGCTCAGCCAGCGGGAGGTGGACGAGATCTTCCGTGACATTGACCTCAACGGGGACGGCCTGGTCGACTTTGAAG AGTTTGTGCGAATGATGTCTCGCTGA
- the CABP2 gene encoding calcium-binding protein 2 isoform X3: protein MVQGPMGNSAKRPQHQGPKDCWQWPGSPPRGSRHGLGPSPKEQRSPGPGVQGCYSVLSSLVGPACIFLRPSIAATQLDRELRPEEIEELQAAFQEFDRDRDGYIGCGELGACMRTLGYMPTEMELIEISQQISGGKVDFDDFLELMGPKLLAETADMIGVRELRDAFREFDTNRDGCISLGELRAALKALLGERLSQREVDEIFRDIDLNGDGLVDFEEFVRMMSR, encoded by the exons ATGGTTCAAGGGCCCATGGGAAACTCTGCCAAGCGGCCCCAACACCAGGGGCCTAAG GACTGCTGGCAGTGGCCTGGCTCCCCGCCAAGGGGGTCCCGCCAtggcctgggccccagccccaagGAGCAGAGGAGCCCTGGGCCGGGTGTTCAGGGCTGCTACTCTGTACTCAGTAGCCTGGTGGGGCCTGCCTGCATCTTCCTGCGGCCCAGCATCGCCGCCACCCAGCTC GACCGGGAGCTGCGGCCAGAGGAGATTGAAG AGCTGCAGGCCGCCTTCCAGGAGTTTGACCGAGACCGGGACGGCTATATCGGCTGCGGGGAGCTGGGAGCCTGCATGCGGACACTGGGCTACATGCCCACGGAGATGGAGCTCATTGAGATTTCACAGCAAATCA GTGGCGGGAAGGTGGACTTTGACGACTTTCTGGAGCTGATGGGCCCCAAGCTGCTGGCGGAGACTGCGGACATGATTGGCGTCAGGGAGCTGCGGGACGCCTTCCGGGAG TTCGACACCAACAGGGACGGCTGCATCAGCTTGGGTGAACTCCGGGCGGCTCTGAAGGCCCTGCTGGGAGAGCGGCTCAGCCAGCGGGAGGTGGACGAGATCTTCCGTGACATTGACCTCAACGGGGACGGCCTGGTCGACTTTGAAG AGTTTGTGCGAATGATGTCTCGCTGA
- the CABP2 gene encoding calcium-binding protein 2 isoform X4: MAWAPAPRSRGALGRVFRAATLYSVAWWGLPASSCGPASPPPSSYDRELRPEEIEELQAAFQEFDRDRDGYIGCGELGACMRTLGYMPTEMELIEISQQISGGKVDFDDFLELMGPKLLAETADMIGVRELRDAFREFDTNRDGCISLGELRAALKALLGERLSQREVDEIFRDIDLNGDGLVDFEEFVRMMSR; encoded by the exons AtggcctgggccccagccccaagGAGCAGAGGAGCCCTGGGCCGGGTGTTCAGGGCTGCTACTCTGTACTCAGTAGCCTGGTGGGGCCTGCCTGCATCTTCCTGCGGCCCAGCATCGCCGCCACCCAGCTCGTAT GACCGGGAGCTGCGGCCAGAGGAGATTGAAG AGCTGCAGGCCGCCTTCCAGGAGTTTGACCGAGACCGGGACGGCTATATCGGCTGCGGGGAGCTGGGAGCCTGCATGCGGACACTGGGCTACATGCCCACGGAGATGGAGCTCATTGAGATTTCACAGCAAATCA GTGGCGGGAAGGTGGACTTTGACGACTTTCTGGAGCTGATGGGCCCCAAGCTGCTGGCGGAGACTGCGGACATGATTGGCGTCAGGGAGCTGCGGGACGCCTTCCGGGAG TTCGACACCAACAGGGACGGCTGCATCAGCTTGGGTGAACTCCGGGCGGCTCTGAAGGCCCTGCTGGGAGAGCGGCTCAGCCAGCGGGAGGTGGACGAGATCTTCCGTGACATTGACCTCAACGGGGACGGCCTGGTCGACTTTGAAG AGTTTGTGCGAATGATGTCTCGCTGA
- the CABP2 gene encoding calcium-binding protein 2 isoform X1: protein MPRGPGAQPVASMRAAAQGKARISGPWTAEWGSTPQPAGGAKPLSPWPFPRARQMAASPRGTPAPPRALQGLARPLPTQQPPDGGRSSRSWRPRCRPPTGRTGSCGQRRLKAAFQEFDRDRDGYIGCGELGACMRTLGYMPTEMELIEISQQISGGKVDFDDFLELMGPKLLAETADMIGVRELRDAFREFDTNRDGCISLGELRAALKALLGERLSQREVDEIFRDIDLNGDGLVDFEGNHHENPGGKNSYPHKQEKKVGS, encoded by the exons ATGCCGAGGGGCCCCGGGGCGCAGCCTGTGGCCAGCATGAGGGCGGCAGCTCAGGGGAAGGCTAGGATTTCAG GACCCTGGACAGCGGAGTGGGGCAGTACCCCGCAGCCAGCGGGAGGTGCCAAGCCCTTGTCTCCATGGCCCTTCCCCAGGGCCCGGCAGATGGCAGCCTCCCCACGGGGGACCCCAGCCCCTCCGAGGGCACTCCAGGGCCTAGCCAGGCCCCTGCCAACCCAGCAGCCACCAGACGGCGGGCGCTCCTCCAGGAGCTGGAGACCCAGGTGCAGGCCGCCTACGGGCAG GACCGGGAGCTGCGGCCAGAGGAGATTGAAG GCCGCCTTCCAGGAGTTTGACCGAGACCGGGACGGCTATATCGGCTGCGGGGAGCTGGGAGCCTGCATGCGGACACTGGGCTACATGCCCACGGAGATGGAGCTCATTGAGATTTCACAGCAAATCA GTGGCGGGAAGGTGGACTTTGACGACTTTCTGGAGCTGATGGGCCCCAAGCTGCTGGCGGAGACTGCGGACATGATTGGCGTCAGGGAGCTGCGGGACGCCTTCCGGGAG TTCGACACCAACAGGGACGGCTGCATCAGCTTGGGTGAACTCCGGGCGGCTCTGAAGGCCCTGCTGGGAGAGCGGCTCAGCCAGCGGGAGGTGGACGAGATCTTCCGTGACATTGACCTCAACGGGGACGGCCTGGTCGACTTTGAAG GTAATCATCACGAAAACCCAGGAGGAAAGAACTCTTATCCCCATAAGCAGGAGAAGAAAGTCGGTTCTTAG
- the CABP2 gene encoding calcium-binding protein 2 isoform X5 has protein sequence MPRGPGAQPVASMRAAAQGKARISGPWTAEWGSTPQPAGGAKPLSPWPFPRARQMAASPRGTPAPPRALQGLARPLPTQQPPDGGRSSRSWRPRCRPPTGRTGSCGQRRLKFDTNRDGCISLGELRAALKALLGERLSQREVDEIFRDIDLNGDGLVDFEGNHHENPGGKNSYPHKQEKKVGS, from the exons ATGCCGAGGGGCCCCGGGGCGCAGCCTGTGGCCAGCATGAGGGCGGCAGCTCAGGGGAAGGCTAGGATTTCAG GACCCTGGACAGCGGAGTGGGGCAGTACCCCGCAGCCAGCGGGAGGTGCCAAGCCCTTGTCTCCATGGCCCTTCCCCAGGGCCCGGCAGATGGCAGCCTCCCCACGGGGGACCCCAGCCCCTCCGAGGGCACTCCAGGGCCTAGCCAGGCCCCTGCCAACCCAGCAGCCACCAGACGGCGGGCGCTCCTCCAGGAGCTGGAGACCCAGGTGCAGGCCGCCTACGGGCAG GACCGGGAGCTGCGGCCAGAGGAGATTGAAG TTCGACACCAACAGGGACGGCTGCATCAGCTTGGGTGAACTCCGGGCGGCTCTGAAGGCCCTGCTGGGAGAGCGGCTCAGCCAGCGGGAGGTGGACGAGATCTTCCGTGACATTGACCTCAACGGGGACGGCCTGGTCGACTTTGAAG GTAATCATCACGAAAACCCAGGAGGAAAGAACTCTTATCCCCATAAGCAGGAGAAGAAAGTCGGTTCTTAG